CGGTACCCCCATTAATCGTAATCTTCGCAGCAGCACCAAGGCGCCCACCACCAATACCAGCTCCATCGGAACCACCCTCTGCGTTGACCACACCACCAGTAATCGTGACGCTCGAAGCTGTCCCCTCAGCCCCACCTCCGACGCCAGCAGCTTCGCTACCACCCTCCGCGTTGACCACACCACCAGTAATCGTGACGCTCGAAGCTGTGCCCCCAGCTCCTCCGCCAATTCCTGCGCCATGTTCACCGCCAATCGCCATGATGTTGCCACTTTCAATGGAGATTGCGCCAGAGTCATGCTGTTCTCCGCTTCCGATGCCAGCAGCCTGAGCTCCACCCACCGCGACAATCGTTCCATCTCCGGATTTAATAGTGAGCGGATACGCGCCACTCTGCAGCCCCGCTGAGCCTTCTCCGCTTTTGAGGATACTCGTCCCTTTAAGAGCAAGTTCCAGCGAACCACTTTCCACGCACAAGGCAACTCCGTCAACACTCCGGTCAACAGCTACATTGTCAAGAGTGACATGTGCAACCGTATCGTTGCCCGCATCCACGACGATACTATCCGTGACAGTGCCTGCGGTCTTCTGGTCTTCGCCATTCGTGTCCTTATATAAGACCACATCATCCGCTTGAGCAGACATGGTCACCGTCATAGACTTCGCCGATTTGATGGTCAACACGTTGTTCTCGTATAGGTAATCACTCCCAAAAGCGCCACCAGCAACATGGAAATCTCCAGCGCGGCTCACCACCTTGAGAGGATATTTGTCCTTAGTCGTTTCATCCGTATTCTCGACGACACCATATCCCTCGTCAGGAGTCAAACCGTACACCTGGTTCTTGAGTACAGCGTCAGCTGACGTATCAGCGAACACGCCACCAGTAATCTTACCGCCACCAATTGCTGGTCTGTCTCCAGCACTTGCTGTAATACGACCACCTGAAATTCTGATATTCATGCCGGAATATCCATTGCCACCAATAGCGTTGCTACCATGCGGAGTTACCGCAGTAACAGTACCGCCTTGAATCTCCACATTGGCACCACCATAAAATCCACCGCCAATACCGGCAGCGGCACCGCCACTTCTTGCATAGATGGTGCCACTAACAATTTTAATATACCGCCCAGAACTGTTATATCCACCGCCGATACCGGCACCATGGAATCCGCCAAACGCGTTGAGTGTGCCATCACCGGATATCACGAGTGGGTGTGAACCATTTTCCAAACCAGCGCCGGCATTAGGACTCTGGAGAACGCTGATCCCCTTAAGCGTAAGCTCTAGTGAACCCGAGCTCACCCGCACGGCGGCCGGACTGCCATCGCCGCTCCGAGAGATTTTCACTCCATCGAAAATGACATGCGCCGTTCCGTCCGCGGCCACGATGATATTGCTCGTCTTGGTGCCGGTAACCGTATGTTCCTTGCCATCGGCATCCGTGTAGGTGAACTCGTCCTTCGCCGCATCGGACATGCCCACCGTCACGGGCTTCTCGGTGGTGATGGTCAGCGTGGTGCCCTCGTACCGGTAATCGGCGTCCTCGATCAAACCGCTTTCGTCGGTGGTGGACAGCGTGAACGCGCCCTTGACCACGAGCTGCTCCGCCGCTTGGGCCTGGGCCGGGAACATACCCAAAACGAACGCCACGGCGAGGGTGGCGAACATCATCAACAACGTGAACAACACGGCCTTCGGAGCGGACCTACGCAATGCTTCCACCATCATCAAACCCCTGTTCTCTCCGGCACGCACGGCGTCATGCGGCACAATCCAACTTCCAACGTAACAATCCCCCCCCCCCCCAGAACAGGGTTCACCGGCGCGCCGAAAGGAAAAATGGGCAGGAATCAAGGGCCGTCACCCCACCAGCAGACACCCCCTTCATAACGGACCCAATGGACCGGGGCGTGAGGACTGGCGGCTTTGGCTTTGCGGGAGCTTTGGTCACAGGCGGGGCGGGATCCTTGCGCCCTACGGGCCCCGCCCTCCGCTCAGGATGACGAGAAAAGAAGGGCTCTTCGCAATCACGAGTCGGTGGCTGGCAGCCAGAACGCATGTCTGGAAACGAGCGAGCTGCGCCTGCCAGAAGCAACCAAGGCGGAACGAAACTCACCGTCTACATCCTGAACGGCATGGGCGGAACATGGATAGTCAAAGAAATCACGATTCCAGTTTTTCTATTTACTCTATTTATTCTATAAATCGCTGACTGATACCCTAAAAGCATTGCAAAACCGCCATTTGTAGCACTCATACGCATCTACTGAAAATCTTCTAAAGATTTTCTATTTCATTCTATTTATTCTATAATGATGCGAATCAGCGCCGTGAAAGGATCTCGTATGACATTCCCCGCTAATCCTTTCAAACCCACGGCAGGAGTCATGCCGCCTGTGCTCATCGGCCGCGACATGATATGCGAGGATTTCTCCGAGGGATTGGACGACGGCCCCGGAGCGCCCGACCGGCTGATGCTGATTTCAGGACCCCGCGGCAGCGGCAAAACGGTGATGCTGATCGAGCTGCGCACAATTGCTGAGCAAAGGCACTGGCATGTCGTTGACGAAACGGCCAGCGAAGGCCTATGCGACCGGCTGATCACGCAAATCGCCCCGGACCCCGGCATCTTCGCCGGAGCCACAATCAAGCCCTCCCTCATGGGTGCGAGTCTTGGCGAAGTGTCAACAGCACCAGCATTGCGCCCCTCCACACTGCGAGATGCCATGAACGCCAGGCTAAAAACACTGGGAAAGAACAAGGGGCTACTGGTCACCATTGACGAGATCCAAGACGCCGACCCCTCTGATATCACAGCCATCGCGACAGCCGCGCAGCACATGTTCCGGGAGAATGCGAACGTCGCATTCGTATTCGCTGGGCTGCCCCAGGTCATCTCCGACCTGCTCAACGCCAATGTGGTCACGTTCCTGCGCCGAGCGTCCCTGAAAAAGCTCGGGGACGTACCTCTGGACGACGTACGCGAATCGTTCGCCAGCACCATACGCGGCAGGAACGTCGCCATCGATGACGCCGCGTTGGACGAGGCCACTCAGGCCACGGAAGGATATCCGTACATGATCCAACTCGTCGGCTACCACATGTGGAGGGCGTCCCGACGCCGCCAGTCGAACACCGCCGACGAAATCACTATGCGCGACGTGCGGGAAGGCATCATCCAAGCCAGGGCCCGCCTCGGGGAGGGGGTATGCGCGCCAGTAATCGATAATCTTCCCGAACGGGCCGTCGATTATCTCAAGGCCATGGCCGAGGACGACGACCCCTCATCCACCGCGCAGGTCGCCGAACGTATGAACGAAACCATGGACTACGCCAACCAATACCGAGCCAAACTCATCGAGAAAAAAATCATCAACGCGCCGGAACGAGGCAAAGTGGACTTCGCCATCCCATACCTGCGCGAATACCTCAGAACACAACTCGCATCATCCTAAACGGAGACCACATCACAGAGCGCGTCCCGTCAACCGTGGCGAGCGCCCCGCCGCCGCCCACATGGACGATCACGTTGCGCCCGTTCACGCTCAGGCTTCTGTACATCGTGATACGATTCATCTCGTAACCTTAGTGATTGGGGGCGTAAGCCGACAACCACACAGAAGGCCTGGTATTGGTAGTGCTGGGCCTTTTGCTTTTCAGGGGCCATAGGTTAGGCCAAAGCACCGGAATTTTGGCATGAAAAAAGGGTTTTGGGAGAATCCCAAAACCCTTGATGGCGGATGAGGCGAGATTCGAACTCGCGGAGGGGTTCGCCCTCACACGCTTTCGAGGCGTGCTCCTTAGACCGCTCGGACACTCATCCATGCTGCTTCGAAAAGCAACTTGTCCATTATGCCACATTTTTTCGCCCGTGCAACCGGCGTGCCGCGCCGGGCCGCCCGCGCGATCACAACTCCTGTTCGTGCACGGAGGCGTTCACCCACTGGGTCTGGCGCACGTCGTCGCCGGAGAAGATGCCGATGTCGAGCATGCAATCGCGGTAGTCGCGTCCGTGGGCGATGGTGATGTAGTTGTCGTCGACCATACGGTTGTGCGTGGGGTCGAGCCCGATCCAACGCCGGTCGTGGTAGATCTCGACCCATGCGTGGGTGGCGCCCTCGCCGCCGAGCAGTCCGGCGATATACCTCGCGCCCAATCCCAGATGCCGGCAGACGGCGAGCATGACGTGGGCGTAGTCCTGGCAGACGCCTTTGCGCTGCGTAAACGCCTCCTCGGCCGTGGTGCGGATGGTGGTGGCGCCGGGCGTGTAGACGAAGGCGCGGTACACCTCGTCCATCACCTCGCGGGCCCGGTCGATCGGCGTCGCGTCGGGCGGCAGCGCCTCCACGCGCGCGCGGCATACCTCGATCAGCGCCGTGACGGCGGGGCCGGGGATGGTCAGCGCGGAATCGAAACGGTACAGCGGCTTGTCGATCTCCGGCTTGATATGGGCGTTGTCCACGAAGGCGATGCCCGTCACCCGGTAGTTGAACACCGTGTGCTCCTGCGGAATATACCCCGTGTTGACCACCGAACCGAACGAATCGACGGTGGTCTCCAACTCCACATCGGGTTCCATCGTGATCTGCACGTCCACGATCTGCTGTCGCGGGCCCGTCGCGGGAACACAACGCAGCTGGAAACGGTGGTCGGTGACCGGCGAGCTGAAGCTGAGCCTCATCTCATAGTCAAACACCAGTTTCTTCATGGGTATCGAACTCCTCAAAGGATGCGCGAAACGTCCCGTCCACCTTACCAGCTCCGCTCACCTCAGGGACGCTCCGCATCCATGTTCATCGCGTTGAGCTGCCCCATGTCCTTGGCTTCGGGCGCGATGGACCGCCCGCCGAAGTCGTCGAGGAACGTCCGCAACCGCTCCACCAGTTCGGGGTATCCGCGTTCGGGAAGCTGGGCGAGCAGCCAGCGCACGCCGTCCGCGAAGCATTGCGGCAGCGGCATGCCGTCCAACGTGCGCGAGTAGGTTTCGAGTTTGCTCATCGGCGCCGCCATCTCGCCGGCCGGCAGATTCAGCCGCGTGTACAGGTCGATGCGTTCGACGTATTTGCCGATGAAGATGAAGGCCTTGAGGCTGGGATCGACCGTCGAGTTCTCGACGCCTCCCCAGAAGGCGAGTATGTTGTCGGCGATGTCGCGCTGCTTGTAGATGTCGTCCGCGTTGGCGAAGCGGCTGGCCGCGTCGGTGATGTTCGTCACCGCCAGTTCGATGTATTGCAGCAGACGCGAGCTGAGCTCCGGCCGCAGGATCACCGCGTTGTTGAACGCGGCGACGATGGCGCTGCGCACCGAATCGGGCTGATCGCCGTCGTACAGGAAGCTGCGGATGAACGCGTCGAAATCCTCGAAATCCTGCGGCAGGTCGAGCGCCCGGGCGAAGGGGCGGAACGCGTCCACATCCGTGTCCATCACACGGTCGTAGAAGGGCAGGAACTGGACCAACGTGGTGAACGCGCGTTCGGTGTACCGGCCCAGCCAGAACAGGTTGTCGGCCTTCGAAGCGGTGACCAGAGCCAGCGCATGCGAGCGCGAATGCGGCATAAGACTCACCGATTCGATATGCTCGTCGCGGCGGATGGGTTTGTGGTTGGGGTCGTCGGGCGCGAGCACCCACGTGTCTTTGAATCCGCCGCCCTGCGACGAGTTGACGATCATCTGCCCCGGCACCGACGAGTAGCGGGTGAGTCCCGAATACCACACGTGCGTGTTCTGCCCGGTGACGACGAACGCGCGCAGGTCGGCTTTACGCGGGGTTTCCGCGCCGGTGAGAGGATCGACCACGTCGAGGTCTTTGAACTGGATCACCTCTTGGGCGATGAAGCGGCGCGGCTCGGCGGCGATGCGCTCGGCCAGCTCG
Above is a window of Bifidobacterium eulemuris DNA encoding:
- a CDS encoding transglutaminase family protein, which gives rise to MKKLVFDYEMRLSFSSPVTDHRFQLRCVPATGPRQQIVDVQITMEPDVELETTVDSFGSVVNTGYIPQEHTVFNYRVTGIAFVDNAHIKPEIDKPLYRFDSALTIPGPAVTALIEVCRARVEALPPDATPIDRAREVMDEVYRAFVYTPGATTIRTTAEEAFTQRKGVCQDYAHVMLAVCRHLGLGARYIAGLLGGEGATHAWVEIYHDRRWIGLDPTHNRMVDDNYITIAHGRDYRDCMLDIGIFSGDDVRQTQWVNASVHEQEL
- a CDS encoding ATP-binding protein is translated as MTFPANPFKPTAGVMPPVLIGRDMICEDFSEGLDDGPGAPDRLMLISGPRGSGKTVMLIELRTIAEQRHWHVVDETASEGLCDRLITQIAPDPGIFAGATIKPSLMGASLGEVSTAPALRPSTLRDAMNARLKTLGKNKGLLVTIDEIQDADPSDITAIATAAQHMFRENANVAFVFAGLPQVISDLLNANVVTFLRRASLKKLGDVPLDDVRESFASTIRGRNVAIDDAALDEATQATEGYPYMIQLVGYHMWRASRRRQSNTADEITMRDVREGIIQARARLGEGVCAPVIDNLPERAVDYLKAMAEDDDPSSTAQVAERMNETMDYANQYRAKLIEKKIINAPERGKVDFAIPYLREYLRTQLASS
- a CDS encoding circularly permuted type 2 ATP-grasp protein, which gives rise to MIERAARTLANELINRREDINRELSRNGVRFGVYSDGEYHDRLFPYDPIPRIIESDEYDRLEAGLKQRVNALNAYLADIYSDKRIIHDGVIPEEFVYTSAGYFPQVNGVTPPGGVFAHIAGEDLVQGEDGRWWVLEDNLRIPSGASYPLFARDIERRINPKLFREVRVRDNRDYPRLLRKAMDFVSTEGIAVVLTPGRYNSAFFEHAYLAEKTGATLAFPEDLEVMNNQLFFLDYAGNRHRVGVVYRRLSDEYLDPFAFNPDSVIGVPGLLSAYRAGNVAIVNAPGNGAADDKAIYYFVPQMVRYYLGEEPLLNNAPTYMPMFEADRAVVLDRLGELVIKDVAEAGGYGVVFGRDLDRAARAELAERIAAEPRRFIAQEVIQFKDLDVVDPLTGAETPRKADLRAFVVTGQNTHVWYSGLTRYSSVPGQMIVNSSQGGGFKDTWVLAPDDPNHKPIRRDEHIESVSLMPHSRSHALALVTASKADNLFWLGRYTERAFTTLVQFLPFYDRVMDTDVDAFRPFARALDLPQDFEDFDAFIRSFLYDGDQPDSVRSAIVAAFNNAVILRPELSSRLLQYIELAVTNITDAASRFANADDIYKQRDIADNILAFWGGVENSTVDPSLKAFIFIGKYVERIDLYTRLNLPAGEMAAPMSKLETYSRTLDGMPLPQCFADGVRWLLAQLPERGYPELVERLRTFLDDFGGRSIAPEAKDMGQLNAMNMDAERP